One Streptomyces hundungensis DNA segment encodes these proteins:
- a CDS encoding ABC transporter substrate-binding protein codes for MNRKTLVLSAVVGLLAPVLVACGGSESGGDGGKTIVVGTTDQFVATKDAPAPFDPAHAYETGIWNVMRQSTQSLVHVPRGGGLPVPDAASTCNFTDKENESYRCTLRSGLEFADGTKVTADDVKYSIQRVLDIKDDNGPAGLLDNIDTMETKGEGEIVFHLKTPDATFPYKLATPAAGIVPKDKYQPKKLRDGFEMDGSGPYTMKAEVKNEQVVKFTFTKNPNYQGDVKFANDKVELRSFPTAEAMGTALAKGDIDLMARAMTPGQIQQMQVSPNKDVNLVEMPGLEIRYLGFNTDDPSVKNKAVRQALAQAIDRSQLVSKVYGQTAEPLYSLIPTSIAGHTNSFFNKYGESSKAKAQNILKSAGIQTPVKLTLNYTKDHYGSITEDEFKNLSAQLNATGLFSTTVQGTEWSKFRPAQKKGEYAVYGLGWFPDFPDPDNFVAPFFGKDNFLNTPYVSNDIRNTLIPQSRVAADRNQASKTFEQIQDIVANDVPVVPLWQGKQYVAARSDITGTEWAINSSSDLQLWELGRGKK; via the coding sequence ATGAACCGCAAGACTTTGGTGCTGTCGGCCGTAGTGGGCCTGCTCGCTCCCGTACTCGTCGCCTGCGGCGGATCGGAGAGCGGAGGAGACGGCGGCAAGACCATCGTCGTGGGCACCACGGACCAGTTCGTGGCAACCAAGGACGCCCCTGCCCCCTTCGATCCCGCGCATGCCTATGAGACGGGCATCTGGAACGTGATGCGGCAGAGCACGCAGTCGCTCGTCCACGTTCCGCGCGGCGGTGGCCTGCCCGTTCCCGACGCGGCCTCCACGTGCAATTTCACGGACAAGGAGAACGAGAGCTACCGCTGCACCCTGCGCAGCGGCCTCGAGTTCGCCGACGGCACCAAGGTGACCGCCGATGACGTGAAGTACTCGATCCAGCGCGTGCTCGACATCAAGGACGACAACGGCCCCGCCGGTCTCCTGGACAACATCGACACCATGGAGACCAAGGGTGAAGGCGAGATCGTCTTCCATCTGAAGACGCCGGACGCCACCTTCCCGTACAAGCTCGCGACGCCCGCCGCGGGAATCGTGCCGAAGGACAAGTACCAGCCGAAGAAGCTCCGCGACGGCTTCGAGATGGACGGCTCCGGGCCGTACACCATGAAGGCCGAGGTCAAGAACGAGCAGGTCGTGAAGTTCACCTTCACCAAGAACCCGAACTACCAGGGTGATGTGAAGTTCGCGAACGACAAGGTCGAGCTGCGCTCCTTCCCGACCGCCGAGGCGATGGGCACCGCCCTCGCCAAGGGCGACATCGACCTCATGGCCCGCGCCATGACGCCCGGGCAGATCCAGCAGATGCAGGTCAGCCCGAACAAGGACGTCAACCTGGTCGAGATGCCCGGCCTGGAGATCCGCTACCTCGGCTTCAACACCGACGACCCGTCGGTGAAGAACAAGGCGGTGCGCCAGGCGCTGGCCCAGGCCATCGACCGCAGCCAGCTGGTGAGCAAGGTGTACGGGCAGACCGCCGAGCCGCTGTACTCGCTGATCCCCACCTCGATCGCCGGGCACACCAACTCGTTCTTCAACAAGTACGGCGAGAGCAGCAAGGCCAAGGCCCAGAACATCCTGAAGAGCGCGGGAATCCAGACGCCCGTCAAGCTCACCCTCAACTACACCAAGGACCACTACGGTTCGATCACCGAGGACGAGTTCAAGAACCTGTCGGCGCAGCTGAACGCGACCGGTCTGTTCAGCACGACCGTCCAGGGCACCGAGTGGTCGAAGTTCCGCCCGGCGCAGAAGAAGGGCGAGTACGCGGTCTACGGCCTCGGCTGGTTCCCCGACTTCCCGGACCCGGACAACTTCGTCGCGCCGTTCTTCGGCAAGGACAACTTCCTCAACACCCCCTACGTCAGCAACGACATCCGCAACACGTTGATCCCGCAGTCGCGGGTGGCGGCCGACCGCAACCAGGCCTCCAAGACGTTCGAGCAGATCCAGGACATCGTCGCCAACGACGTCCCGGTCGTCCCGCTGTGGCAGGGCAAGCAGTACGTCGCGGCCCGCAGCGACATCACCGGCACCGAGTGGGCCATCAACTCCTCCTCCGACCTCCAGCTCTGGGAGCTCGGGCGGGGCAAGAAGTAA
- a CDS encoding ABC transporter substrate-binding protein has protein sequence MKIRNRWLAAPLAAGVAAGLVSGCGTQQGGASSGDDGAVVMGMSDDILATDPASGYDPGSWLLFNNVFQSLLSFPKGSSTPQPEAAQECSFDKGGSTVYRCTLRPGLTFSNGDPLTSEDVKYSFERVLKINDDNGPAPMLATLGKVETPDAKTVVFHLKVPDATFPSKIASGAGSIVDHAQYPADKLRTDGKAIGSGVYKLDSFAEKQAVFSVNSSYKGTVKAKNSGLTLKLFHGDQKNLAAALNKGDIDLAYRGLTAKDIAALQTSTTADKQGINVIEGTSAEVQDLVFNMKDPVAGKIGVRKAIAYLVDREALVRDVYSSTASPLYSVVPSGITAHSTALFDEYGGSPQPAKAKAALHSAGINGKVKLTLWSTPSRYGPSTDEELKAIASQLNASDLFDADVKSVEFKQYEKDIEAGKYGVYVKGWVPDYPDPDNFTLPFFGKGNVLSNHYTNKQITDEILPSTAATADRAATETDFAKLQDIVADELPVLPLWQGKQYAVARTGITGLEWTLDASTVFRFWEIKKS, from the coding sequence GTGAAGATACGGAACCGATGGCTGGCGGCCCCGCTCGCGGCGGGGGTGGCGGCCGGCCTGGTGAGCGGCTGCGGCACGCAACAGGGCGGCGCCTCGTCCGGCGACGACGGTGCGGTGGTCATGGGGATGTCCGACGACATCCTGGCCACCGACCCCGCCTCGGGTTACGACCCCGGTTCCTGGCTGCTGTTCAACAACGTCTTCCAGTCCCTGCTCAGCTTCCCCAAGGGCAGCTCCACACCGCAGCCCGAGGCGGCGCAGGAGTGCAGCTTCGACAAGGGCGGCTCGACCGTCTACCGCTGCACCCTGCGCCCCGGCCTCACCTTCAGCAACGGCGACCCGCTGACCTCCGAGGACGTCAAGTACTCCTTCGAGCGCGTGCTGAAGATCAATGACGACAACGGTCCCGCGCCGATGCTCGCCACTCTCGGCAAGGTAGAGACGCCGGACGCCAAGACGGTGGTCTTCCACCTCAAGGTCCCGGACGCCACCTTCCCCAGCAAGATCGCCTCGGGCGCCGGCTCGATCGTCGACCACGCGCAGTACCCCGCCGACAAGCTGCGCACCGACGGCAAGGCGATCGGATCCGGCGTCTACAAGCTGGACTCCTTCGCCGAGAAGCAGGCCGTCTTCTCGGTCAACTCCTCCTACAAGGGCACCGTCAAGGCCAAGAACTCCGGCCTGACCCTCAAGCTCTTCCACGGCGACCAGAAGAACCTGGCGGCCGCCCTCAACAAGGGCGACATCGACCTCGCCTACCGAGGCCTCACCGCCAAGGACATCGCCGCCCTCCAGACCTCGACGACGGCCGACAAGCAGGGCATCAACGTCATCGAGGGCACCAGCGCCGAGGTCCAGGACCTGGTCTTCAACATGAAGGACCCGGTCGCGGGCAAGATCGGCGTGCGCAAGGCGATCGCCTACCTCGTCGACCGCGAAGCCCTGGTGCGCGACGTGTACTCGTCCACCGCCAGCCCCCTGTACTCGGTCGTCCCGAGCGGCATCACCGCCCACAGCACCGCCCTCTTCGACGAGTACGGCGGCAGCCCACAGCCCGCCAAGGCGAAGGCGGCCCTGCACTCGGCGGGCATCAACGGCAAGGTCAAGCTGACCCTGTGGTCCACGCCGAGCCGCTACGGGCCGTCCACCGACGAGGAGTTGAAGGCGATCGCGAGCCAGCTCAACGCGAGCGACCTGTTCGACGCCGATGTGAAGTCCGTCGAGTTCAAGCAGTACGAGAAGGACATCGAGGCCGGCAAGTACGGCGTCTACGTGAAGGGCTGGGTCCCCGACTATCCGGACCCGGACAACTTCACCCTGCCGTTCTTCGGCAAGGGCAACGTGCTGTCCAACCACTACACCAACAAGCAGATCACCGACGAGATCCTCCCCTCGACCGCGGCCACCGCCGACCGCGCCGCCACCGAGACGGACTTCGCCAAGCTCCAGGACATCGTCGCCGACGAACTCCCCGTCCTCCCGCTGTGGCAGGGCAAGCAGTACGCGGTGGCCCGCACCGGAATCACCGGTCTGGAGTGGACCCTGGACGCCTCGACGGTCTTCCGCTTCTGGGAGATCAAGAAGAGCTGA
- a CDS encoding VOC family protein, whose product MDVTRVLMVAPVRDIDIAVAWYERLLGRPADRRPMASLADWHLTASGWLQVFEDPAHAGSTLLNLEVPSLDEALSEVAERGLTAGPVQTGGVRTRFAALEDPDGNRVTLLENPVA is encoded by the coding sequence ATGGACGTGACTCGCGTACTGATGGTCGCTCCGGTACGGGACATCGACATCGCGGTGGCCTGGTACGAGCGGCTGCTGGGGCGCCCGGCGGACCGCCGGCCGATGGCATCGCTGGCCGACTGGCATCTCACCGCGAGCGGTTGGCTCCAGGTCTTCGAGGACCCGGCCCACGCCGGCTCGACCCTGCTCAACCTGGAGGTGCCTTCGCTGGACGAGGCTCTGTCCGAGGTGGCGGAGCGCGGTCTTACGGCGGGGCCGGTGCAGACCGGCGGTGTGCGTACCCGGTTCGCCGCCCTGGAGGACCCGGACGGCAACCGCGTAACGCTGCTGGAGAACCCGGTGGCGTAG
- a CDS encoding response regulator has protein sequence MAIRVLLVDDQPLLRTGFRMILEAEQDIAVVGEAGDGLQALDQVRALQPDVVLMDIRMPRMDGVEATRQISGPGKDGPAKVLVLTTFDLDEYVVEALRAGASGFLLKDAPANELVQAIRVVAGGEAMLAPSITRRLLDKYADHLPSGEEPVPDTLHTLTDREVEVLKLVARGLSNAEIAADLFVSETTVKTHVGHVLTKLGLRDRVQAAVYAYESGLVRPGAQ, from the coding sequence GTGGCGATCCGCGTCCTACTGGTCGACGACCAGCCGCTGCTGCGCACCGGCTTCCGGATGATCCTGGAGGCCGAGCAGGACATCGCGGTGGTCGGCGAGGCCGGTGACGGTCTCCAGGCCCTCGATCAGGTGCGGGCGCTCCAGCCCGATGTGGTCCTGATGGACATCCGGATGCCGCGGATGGACGGGGTGGAGGCGACCCGCCAGATCAGCGGGCCCGGCAAGGACGGCCCCGCGAAGGTGCTCGTCCTGACCACGTTCGATCTCGACGAGTACGTCGTGGAGGCGCTGCGGGCCGGGGCGAGCGGCTTCCTTCTGAAGGACGCGCCCGCCAACGAGTTGGTGCAGGCGATCCGGGTGGTCGCGGGCGGCGAGGCGATGCTGGCGCCCTCGATCACACGCCGGCTGCTCGACAAGTACGCCGACCATCTGCCGTCCGGCGAGGAGCCGGTGCCGGACACCCTGCACACGCTGACCGACCGCGAGGTCGAGGTGCTGAAGCTGGTCGCCCGCGGGTTGTCCAACGCGGAGATCGCGGCGGATCTGTTCGTCAGCGAGACGACGGTGAAGACGCATGTGGGGCATGTGCTGACGAAGCTGGGGCTTCGGGATCGGGTGCAGGCGGCGGTCTATGCGTATGAGAGTGGGTTGGTTCGGCCCGGCGCGCAGTGA
- a CDS encoding RecB family exonuclease has product MSESTGGAAAAQQPTSLSPSRANDFMQCPLLYRFRVIDRLPEKPSEAATRGTLVHAVLERLFDDPAAERTAPRAKSMIPAQWDRLLEAKPELTELFADDLGGERLSKWLGEAERLVERWFSLEDPTRLEPVEREFFVETELESGLRLRGVIDRVDVAPTGEVRIVDYKTGKAPRPQYAEGALFQMKFYALVVWRLKQVVPRRLQLVYLGSGDVLTYDPVESDLVQVERKLHALWEAIRLATETGQWLPRPTKLCGWCDHQAVCPEFGGTPPVYPLSITAAPETAG; this is encoded by the coding sequence ATGAGTGAGAGCACCGGTGGGGCCGCGGCCGCACAGCAGCCCACGTCGCTGTCGCCGTCGCGGGCGAACGACTTCATGCAGTGCCCGCTGCTGTACCGGTTCCGGGTGATCGACCGGCTGCCCGAGAAGCCGAGCGAGGCCGCCACCCGCGGCACGCTGGTGCACGCCGTCCTGGAGCGGCTTTTTGACGATCCGGCGGCCGAGCGCACCGCGCCGCGCGCCAAGTCGATGATCCCGGCGCAGTGGGACCGGTTGCTCGAAGCGAAGCCGGAGCTGACCGAGCTGTTCGCCGACGATCTTGGGGGCGAGCGGCTCAGCAAGTGGCTGGGCGAGGCCGAGCGGCTGGTGGAGCGGTGGTTCTCGCTTGAGGACCCCACCCGTCTGGAGCCGGTGGAGCGGGAGTTCTTCGTCGAGACCGAGCTGGAGTCGGGGCTGCGGCTGCGCGGTGTCATCGACCGGGTGGATGTGGCGCCCACCGGTGAGGTGCGCATCGTCGACTACAAGACGGGCAAGGCCCCGCGTCCGCAGTACGCGGAGGGCGCGCTCTTCCAGATGAAGTTCTACGCGCTGGTGGTGTGGCGGCTGAAGCAGGTCGTGCCACGGCGGCTCCAGTTGGTGTACCTGGGCAGTGGCGATGTGCTGACCTACGACCCGGTCGAGTCGGATCTCGTCCAGGTGGAGCGGAAGCTGCACGCGCTGTGGGAGGCGATCCGGCTCGCCACCGAGACGGGCCAGTGGCTGCCCCGGCCGACCAAGCTGTGCGGCTGGTGCGACCACCAGGCGGTCTGTCCGGAATTCGGGGGGACTCCCCCGGTTTACCCGCTGTCCATCACCGCGGCGCCGGAGACGGCAGGCTGA
- a CDS encoding site-2 protease family protein, with translation MEDSGESGERGRPRSGAQDNKPRGGGPGKGKQPRPGPGGGILMGRPFGVPVYVAPSWFLVAALITWVFGGQLDRVLPELGAARYLVSLFFAVAFYASVLVHELAHTVAALRFKLPVRRIQLQFFGGVSEIEKETEEPGREFVLAFVGPLLSLVLSGVFYLGMKAVEPGTVPGVLLAGLMISNLIVAAFNLLPGLPLDGGRMLRAVVWKITGKPMTGTIAAAWVGRALAVTVLIGLPMLTQTGVLGNSPDEVSGMDTVTDALLAAILAAIIWTGAGNSLRMARLREHLPELRARTLTRRAVPVESTTPLSEALRRANEAGARALVVVDGHGDPTALVREAAIVGVPEHRRPWVAVSGLAQDLTDGMRVPAELAGEPLLDLLRATPASEYLVVEETGEIYGVLSAADVEKAFVAAMARPGS, from the coding sequence GTGGAAGACAGCGGCGAGAGCGGCGAGCGCGGACGGCCGCGGTCCGGCGCACAGGACAACAAGCCCCGAGGTGGTGGCCCGGGTAAGGGCAAGCAGCCCCGCCCCGGCCCCGGCGGGGGCATCCTGATGGGCCGCCCGTTCGGAGTGCCCGTCTACGTCGCCCCCAGCTGGTTCCTGGTCGCCGCCCTCATCACCTGGGTCTTCGGCGGTCAGCTCGACCGCGTCCTGCCCGAACTCGGCGCCGCCCGCTATCTCGTCTCGCTCTTCTTCGCGGTGGCCTTCTACGCCTCCGTACTCGTCCACGAACTCGCCCACACGGTGGCCGCGCTCCGCTTCAAACTGCCGGTCCGCCGCATCCAGCTCCAGTTCTTCGGCGGCGTCTCCGAGATCGAGAAGGAGACCGAGGAGCCGGGCCGCGAATTCGTCCTGGCCTTCGTCGGCCCCCTGCTCTCGCTCGTCCTGTCCGGCGTCTTCTACCTCGGCATGAAGGCCGTCGAACCCGGCACCGTCCCCGGCGTCCTGCTGGCCGGCCTGATGATCTCCAACCTCATCGTGGCCGCCTTCAACCTGCTGCCCGGCCTGCCCCTGGACGGCGGCCGGATGCTCCGCGCCGTCGTCTGGAAGATCACCGGCAAGCCCATGACCGGCACCATCGCCGCCGCCTGGGTCGGCCGCGCCCTCGCCGTCACCGTCCTCATCGGCCTGCCGATGCTCACCCAGACCGGGGTGCTCGGCAACTCGCCCGACGAGGTCAGCGGCATGGACACCGTCACCGACGCGCTGCTCGCCGCCATCCTCGCCGCGATCATCTGGACCGGCGCCGGCAACAGCCTGCGGATGGCCCGGCTGCGCGAACACCTCCCCGAGCTGCGCGCCCGCACCCTCACCCGGCGTGCCGTCCCCGTCGAGTCCACCACCCCGCTCTCCGAGGCGCTGCGCCGCGCCAACGAGGCGGGCGCCCGCGCCCTGGTCGTGGTCGACGGACACGGCGACCCGACCGCGCTGGTGCGCGAGGCCGCCATCGTGGGCGTCCCCGAACACCGCCGCCCCTGGGTCGCCGTCAGCGGCCTCGCCCAGGACCTCACCGACGGCATGCGCGTCCCGGCCGAACTCGCCGGGGAGCCCCTGCTCGACCTCCTGCGGGCCACCCCCGCCAGCGAGTACCTGGTCGTCGAGGAGACCGGCGAGATCTACGGGGTGCTCTCCGCGGCCGACGTCGAGAAGGCATTCGTCGCGGCCATGGCGCGGCCCGGCTCCTAG
- a CDS encoding tRNA (adenine-N1)-methyltransferase: MSEPTGAARRRGPFKVGDQVQLTDPKGRHYTFTLEAGKNFHTHKGSFPHDELIGAPEGSVVRTTGNVAYLALRPLLPDFVLSMPRGAAVVYPKDAGQILAFADIFAGARVVEAGVGSGSLSAFLLRAIGDHGMLHSYERREDFAEIATQNVERYFGGPHPAWQLTVGDLQDNLSDTDVDRVILDMLAPWECLDAVSKALVPGGILCCYVATTTQLSRTVESIREIGCFAEPQPWESIIRNWHVEGLAVRPDHRMIGHTGFLVTARRLADGVEPPMRRRRPAKGAYGDDYEGPNKD; this comes from the coding sequence ATGTCCGAACCGACCGGTGCCGCCCGCCGTCGCGGGCCCTTCAAGGTCGGGGACCAGGTCCAGCTCACCGACCCCAAGGGACGCCACTACACCTTCACGCTCGAAGCCGGGAAGAATTTCCACACCCACAAGGGTTCCTTCCCGCACGACGAGCTGATCGGTGCTCCCGAGGGCAGTGTTGTCCGTACCACGGGAAACGTCGCCTACCTCGCGCTGCGCCCCCTGCTCCCCGACTTCGTCCTGTCCATGCCCCGCGGCGCCGCCGTGGTCTACCCCAAGGACGCGGGGCAGATCCTGGCCTTCGCCGACATCTTCGCCGGCGCCCGCGTCGTCGAGGCAGGGGTCGGCTCGGGCTCGCTCAGCGCCTTCCTGCTGCGCGCCATCGGCGACCACGGAATGCTGCACTCCTACGAGCGCCGCGAGGACTTCGCCGAGATCGCCACGCAGAACGTGGAGCGCTACTTCGGCGGTCCCCACCCGGCCTGGCAGCTCACCGTCGGCGACCTCCAGGACAACCTGTCGGACACCGACGTCGACCGCGTCATCCTGGACATGCTCGCCCCCTGGGAGTGCCTGGACGCCGTCTCCAAGGCGCTCGTCCCCGGCGGCATCCTGTGCTGCTACGTGGCCACCACCACCCAGCTCTCGCGCACCGTCGAGTCCATCCGCGAGATCGGCTGCTTCGCCGAGCCGCAGCCCTGGGAGTCGATAATCCGCAACTGGCACGTCGAGGGACTGGCCGTGCGCCCCGACCACCGGATGATCGGCCACACCGGCTTCCTGGTCACCGCCCGCCGCCTCGCCGACGGCGTGGAACCCCCGATGCGCCGCCGCCGCCCCGCCAAGGGCGCGTACGGCGACGACTACGAAGGCCCCAACAAGGACTGA
- a CDS encoding ferredoxin — protein MNEALEVWIDQDLCTGDGICVQYAPEVFELDIDGLAYVKSSDDELLQSPRATTPVPLPLLQDVVDSAKECPGDCIHVRRVSDSVEVYGPDAE, from the coding sequence ATGAACGAGGCTCTCGAAGTCTGGATCGACCAGGACCTGTGCACCGGCGACGGCATCTGTGTCCAGTACGCGCCCGAGGTCTTCGAGCTGGACATCGACGGGCTTGCGTATGTGAAGAGTTCCGACGACGAGTTGTTGCAGTCGCCGCGGGCCACGACGCCCGTCCCGCTGCCGCTGCTCCAGGACGTCGTGGACTCGGCCAAGGAGTGCCCGGGCGACTGCATTCACGTACGTCGGGTTTCGGACAGCGTCGAGGTGTACGGCCCCGACGCGGAGTGA